From Candidatus Nomurabacteria bacterium, one genomic window encodes:
- a CDS encoding pyridoxal phosphate-dependent aminotransferase translates to MRRDIVHPGAGSLTYEIREIVAVGEKLRDLGVPIYWENIGDPIAKGRKMPEWIKDIVADLVANDDSSWGYSPTKGVLSTREYIAKARNAEGGVEITANDILFFNGLGDAIQTIFMYLNQSARVLGPNPAYSTHSSAEAAHARSEHLTYDLLPENGWLPDLEDLYRKVKYNPSISGILIINPDNPTGTVYPEKVLRGIVDIAREFDLFIMSDEIYASITYGETPMCPLSKVLGDVPGMALKGLSKEIPWPGSRCGWVEFYNQSKDENFATFANSIVHAKQLEVCSTTLPQKALPLIFSHEKYPAHLKEVATEYAKKAEVLAEILNKIEGLSVVKPQGAFYASPLFAEGVLRNDQTLPIEDDKVRAYVEGLVKSVPNDKRFVYYLLGATGICVVPLSGMNSHREGFRMTMLEPDEKKFKDMVERLAAATAQYLQS, encoded by the coding sequence ATGCGAAGAGATATTGTGCATCCGGGAGCTGGTTCGCTCACATATGAAATACGCGAGATTGTAGCGGTGGGCGAAAAGCTGCGCGATCTTGGCGTGCCGATCTATTGGGAAAATATTGGTGATCCGATCGCCAAAGGTCGAAAGATGCCGGAGTGGATCAAGGATATTGTGGCTGACTTAGTAGCCAATGATGATAGTTCGTGGGGCTATTCGCCGACCAAGGGTGTTCTCTCGACACGCGAATACATCGCGAAAGCACGCAATGCCGAGGGTGGAGTTGAGATCACAGCAAATGACATCCTCTTTTTCAATGGACTCGGTGATGCTATCCAGACCATCTTCATGTACCTCAACCAAAGCGCACGTGTACTTGGTCCGAATCCGGCTTACTCCACACACAGCTCGGCTGAGGCAGCACATGCACGTAGTGAACACTTAACCTATGATCTCTTGCCAGAAAATGGCTGGCTACCAGATCTTGAAGATCTTTACCGAAAAGTGAAGTACAACCCGAGCATCTCAGGTATCTTGATCATCAATCCAGATAATCCAACGGGGACAGTCTATCCAGAAAAAGTTTTACGAGGGATCGTTGATATTGCGCGAGAGTTTGACTTGTTTATTATGAGCGATGAGATCTATGCGAGCATCACGTACGGCGAGACGCCAATGTGCCCACTCTCAAAGGTGCTTGGTGACGTGCCTGGGATGGCGCTTAAGGGACTTTCAAAGGAGATTCCGTGGCCGGGGAGTCGCTGTGGCTGGGTAGAGTTTTACAATCAGTCAAAGGACGAGAACTTTGCTACGTTTGCGAATTCGATCGTACATGCGAAGCAGCTCGAAGTGTGCTCGACCACCTTGCCACAGAAAGCCTTGCCGCTTATTTTTTCACATGAGAAGTATCCTGCCCATCTCAAGGAAGTGGCAACTGAGTATGCGAAGAAGGCTGAGGTGCTGGCAGAAATTTTAAATAAGATTGAGGGACTGTCAGTAGTAAAACCACAGGGAGCTTTCTATGCCTCACCGCTCTTTGCTGAAGGTGTGTTGCGGAATGATCAAACTCTACCGATCGAGGATGATAAGGTTCGTGCGTATGTTGAAGGGTTGGTGAAGAGCGTTCCAAACGATAAGCGCTTCGTGTACTACCTGCTCGGGGCAACTGGTATCTGTGTTGTACCGCTTTCTGGCATGAACAGTCATCGCGAAGGGTTCCGAATGACCATGCTTGAGCCAGACGAGAAGAAATTTAAAGACATGGTTGAGCGACTAGCAGCAGCGACTGCGCAGTATCTGCAGAGTTAA
- a CDS encoding DsbA family protein, producing MSDQTVQSTQPHTQQSTLMKDLMIPVSIIIAGGFIGAGLYFGGGQASSTGVAAPTQAAEADDKTSLVNPVTAADHIRGSLEAPVKIIEFSDYDCPFCTRYHTAMQEITSKYSGDEVAWVYRHFPLEQLHPQAAAVALASECVAELGGNDAFWEFTDSYMTARGSGDKTAHNELIPKLVLGVGVSQQAFTECYDSGRHNAAIQEDMTDAVETGGRGTPWSILVGPSGKTYPINGALPAATIENLIKLAKEEAY from the coding sequence ATGTCAGACCAAACAGTACAATCAACGCAACCTCACACGCAGCAAAGCACGCTAATGAAAGATCTTATGATCCCGGTTTCGATCATCATTGCTGGTGGCTTTATTGGCGCTGGACTTTACTTTGGTGGTGGCCAAGCAAGCTCTACTGGTGTTGCTGCACCAACTCAGGCAGCTGAAGCTGATGATAAGACTAGTTTGGTCAATCCAGTGACTGCCGCAGACCATATTCGTGGCAGTCTCGAAGCGCCGGTGAAGATCATCGAGTTTTCTGACTATGACTGTCCATTCTGTACGCGGTACCACACGGCAATGCAGGAGATCACAAGTAAGTATTCCGGTGATGAAGTGGCGTGGGTATACCGTCATTTTCCGCTTGAGCAACTTCATCCACAGGCAGCTGCTGTCGCTCTTGCTTCAGAATGTGTCGCTGAGCTCGGTGGTAATGATGCGTTCTGGGAATTCACAGATAGCTATATGACAGCTCGTGGCAGTGGCGATAAAACTGCACACAATGAACTTATTCCAAAGCTGGTTCTCGGAGTTGGTGTGTCACAGCAAGCATTCACAGAGTGCTACGATAGTGGTCGTCACAACGCAGCAATCCAGGAAGACATGACTGATGCGGTCGAGACCGGTGGTCGCGGTACACCATGGAGTATTTTGGTTGGGCCATCTGGCAAGACCTACCCGATCAATGGTGCGCTTCCAGCTGCAACGATCGAGAATCTTATCAAGCTAGCAAAAGAAGAAGCTTACTAG
- a CDS encoding endolytic transglycosylase MltG, with product MLNKQAVLRGIAGLIIMCSVLGSMGFVLLLESKSMIFSYAVKQIEEIDRPEPFPVSVDPIAKTIIEDPAADTFFTDALAAAPDSRRNWWNKVAAFFAEDDWYQNLASPVGRIVVIWPGERKEEAAKKIGEILRWDVDDRLEFQRLVDETAPTFSDGKYYPGQYIAHRGATPADMQQLISSSFEKEILARYTPEVAEQVPLEDALIIASLLEREASDFENMREISGVIWNRLFINMPLQLDATLQYARGSRAYEPAWWPAVRPADKYMDSPYNTYKNEGLPPGPISNPSAEAILAALNPIPTDCLFYFHTSNGTYHCSADYQEHVSKLRSIYGRGR from the coding sequence ATGCTGAACAAACAGGCGGTGCTTCGTGGAATCGCGGGTCTCATAATCATGTGTAGTGTCCTTGGGTCAATGGGGTTTGTTCTTCTACTCGAGTCAAAGAGCATGATCTTTTCTTATGCAGTAAAGCAGATCGAGGAGATCGACCGCCCAGAGCCATTTCCGGTCAGTGTTGACCCGATCGCAAAAACGATCATAGAAGACCCTGCTGCAGATACCTTCTTCACAGACGCGCTTGCAGCGGCTCCAGATTCACGCCGTAACTGGTGGAACAAGGTCGCTGCTTTCTTTGCTGAAGATGACTGGTATCAAAACCTTGCCTCACCAGTCGGTCGGATCGTTGTGATCTGGCCAGGCGAACGAAAAGAAGAAGCAGCAAAAAAGATCGGGGAGATCCTTCGCTGGGACGTTGATGACCGGTTAGAGTTCCAACGACTCGTCGACGAGACAGCGCCTACTTTTAGTGACGGAAAGTACTATCCAGGCCAATACATCGCACATCGTGGCGCGACACCAGCCGACATGCAGCAGCTCATCAGCTCTTCATTTGAGAAAGAAATCCTTGCTCGGTATACTCCTGAAGTAGCTGAGCAAGTACCGCTTGAAGACGCGCTCATCATCGCATCATTACTTGAACGCGAAGCCAGTGATTTTGAGAACATGCGCGAAATTTCAGGCGTGATCTGGAATCGTCTCTTTATAAATATGCCACTACAATTAGACGCGACGTTGCAGTATGCACGCGGGAGCCGCGCCTACGAACCAGCCTGGTGGCCAGCAGTTCGCCCAGCCGACAAGTACATGGACTCACCATATAACACCTACAAGAATGAAGGCTTGCCACCAGGACCAATTTCGAATCCTTCGGCTGAAGCTATCTTAGCCGCCCTCAATCCGATTCCAACAGACTGTCTATTCTACTTCCATACCAGCAACGGTACCTATCACTGTTCTGCTGATTATCAAGAACACGTGAGTAAGTTGCGTTCAATCTACGGCCGTGGGAGATAA
- a CDS encoding diacylglycerol kinase has protein sequence MIKKYFRRFPHALRGLTYALRHDFGFASQVALAAIVALLAYYFFKPFSTIEALFLTLSTFLIFITELQNSALEAALDRIHPELHDGIKHSKDMAAGAVFLAGIFFAIVLITIGVDRLA, from the coding sequence ATGATCAAAAAATACTTTCGACGCTTCCCACACGCACTACGTGGACTCACCTATGCATTACGACATGATTTTGGCTTCGCTAGTCAGGTAGCACTTGCTGCCATTGTTGCACTGCTCGCCTACTACTTTTTCAAACCGTTTTCTACTATAGAGGCGCTTTTTCTAACTCTCTCCACGTTTCTCATTTTTATCACTGAACTCCAAAACTCTGCCCTTGAAGCGGCCCTCGACCGCATCCACCCCGAACTACACGACGGCATCAAACACAGTAAGGACATGGCTGCTGGTGCAGTGTTCTTGGCTGGCATCTTTTTCGCCATCGTATTAATCACGATCGGAGTTGATAGATTGGCATAG
- a CDS encoding methyltransferase domain-containing protein: MAVKPNFTRKKKRKVHGAAFWDKEYTNPEHLKLSEAESADLAKFTRWTERRKREDILATGSSAIDAGCGNGRNLIYLAREFGMNGIGVDISSAAVAQARRASEGLAIKYHVGSAGAPLPAEDESQTIALDMMTSHFLDKAGREHLRDELFRVLAPGGFLFMKTFLKDKDLHTARLLKDHPGQEEGTYIHPVMGVPEYVYSEEELVAFLSERFIVHKIYRSHKHTSKGKARKRRTISIYAEKDY, encoded by the coding sequence ATGGCAGTCAAACCAAATTTCACTCGGAAGAAAAAGCGCAAGGTGCACGGTGCGGCTTTTTGGGATAAGGAGTACACCAACCCGGAGCACCTCAAGCTCTCTGAAGCTGAGAGTGCCGACCTCGCTAAGTTCACTCGGTGGACAGAGCGGCGCAAGCGTGAGGATATTCTGGCTACTGGATCAAGTGCGATCGATGCTGGCTGTGGTAACGGACGTAATCTCATCTATCTGGCACGCGAGTTTGGTATGAATGGTATTGGCGTCGACATCTCTTCTGCGGCAGTTGCGCAAGCACGGCGCGCCAGCGAGGGGCTTGCGATTAAATACCACGTTGGATCAGCTGGCGCGCCGCTCCCTGCCGAAGACGAGTCACAAACGATTGCGCTTGATATGATGACTTCGCATTTCCTCGATAAAGCCGGGCGCGAGCACCTCCGTGACGAACTCTTTCGCGTGCTCGCGCCCGGTGGCTTCCTCTTCATGAAAACCTTCCTCAAGGACAAAGACCTCCACACCGCTCGGCTCCTCAAGGATCATCCGGGACAAGAAGAAGGAACCTATATCCATCCGGTCATGGGAGTGCCAGAGTATGTCTACAGTGAGGAAGAGTTAGTAGCATTCCTAAGTGAGCGATTCATTGTTCACAAAATCTATCGCTCTCACAAACACACCTCAAAAGGTAAGGCCCGCAAGCGCCGTACTATCTCTATCTACGCAGAGAAAGACTATTAG
- a CDS encoding cation-transporting P-type ATPase, translating into MFTIPHSPWSDDADQLATTLQTDLHKGLTEEEASKRLSEAGENVFESRKKKGPAQIFFQQFASPLIIILCIAVLITAALQEWLDTIIIAFAVLVNAVLGFVQEFKAEKAIDSLKSYITHRTLVIRGGKETEVDPRFIVPGDILHIARGARITADARIIKEINFTSDEAILTGESLPVEKDVATLSETAALPERKNMVFAGTLNIDGSAYAVVTATGYDTEIGKLAQLVDETDSEHTPLQKALSKLTWAIIIFTALAVAALFMIGIWQGRGMEEMLFISIAVFVGSVPEALPIGLTSILAIGVTRIAKKKGVMRNLTAAETLGSTTLIITDKTGTLTQADMQLIDIDTKDQLLAADFTPSDHKDSFNSLQKEILTLARCASDVVVENPEDTYTDWVMNGSDLETNIVRAAAHHGITQTAEDRTEIQIRIPFSSKYKFSVIRIPAQYLPAHLSAFEDPHVVMGAPDILLDRSYLSHEERTQLQHAIDEHSRYGRRVLGVGLLTSHAEPAAISIDHVQDISFLGVLSFHDPIRPEVPQALERIHGYGTKVIMATGDLPGTALAIAKDLGWKATESNVLTGTQLQQLSDEDLLQILDRIIIYARVTPKDKLRITKLHQSRGAVVAMTGDGVNDSPSLKAANIGIAVGSGSDVAKSVADLILLDDNFKTIVATIEEGKQILANIKKMFVYLMSNALDELILIGGAILASVALPLSAIQIIWVNLFTGSLPAIAFAFDRQRMREEGAASKQFFSTRVIFLTIFIGIVVSLMLFGLYLSLLQFGVPVDLARSIIFASFGTYTLFISFSFLDLSRSIFSYSLLENRYLMGGVAIGTVLMIATFTVPFLVDIFEVTPLSFGWICFVAVWCLINIMVVEFSKWIANTFIVREVDNKPKVS; encoded by the coding sequence ATGTTTACTATTCCACACAGTCCGTGGTCTGATGATGCTGATCAGCTAGCCACGACGCTGCAGACAGACTTACATAAAGGCTTAACAGAAGAAGAAGCATCAAAGCGTCTTAGCGAAGCCGGTGAGAACGTATTTGAATCCCGCAAGAAAAAAGGGCCAGCGCAGATCTTCTTTCAACAGTTCGCCAGTCCACTTATCATCATTCTTTGTATTGCAGTGCTCATTACTGCAGCGCTGCAAGAGTGGCTCGACACCATCATTATCGCCTTTGCGGTACTAGTAAACGCCGTACTCGGCTTTGTGCAAGAATTCAAAGCAGAAAAGGCTATCGATAGTCTGAAGTCATACATCACTCATCGCACCCTGGTGATCAGAGGTGGAAAGGAGACCGAAGTTGATCCTCGCTTTATCGTACCAGGAGATATCTTACACATTGCCCGTGGGGCTCGTATCACTGCCGATGCACGTATCATAAAGGAGATCAATTTTACGTCTGACGAAGCTATTTTGACCGGCGAGTCACTCCCCGTTGAAAAAGACGTGGCTACCCTGTCCGAAACAGCAGCCTTGCCTGAGCGAAAGAACATGGTATTTGCAGGCACACTCAATATTGATGGTTCAGCCTATGCAGTAGTCACCGCGACAGGCTACGACACCGAGATCGGAAAATTGGCCCAATTGGTAGACGAAACGGACTCTGAACACACACCGCTGCAAAAAGCACTTTCGAAGCTAACCTGGGCGATCATCATCTTTACCGCCCTTGCAGTGGCAGCGCTGTTTATGATCGGAATCTGGCAAGGGCGTGGCATGGAAGAGATGCTTTTCATCTCCATTGCCGTATTTGTTGGATCAGTACCAGAAGCACTTCCGATCGGTCTCACCTCTATTCTTGCCATCGGTGTCACACGCATCGCTAAGAAGAAGGGAGTAATGCGTAACTTAACCGCCGCTGAAACACTCGGCTCTACTACGCTCATCATTACCGACAAAACGGGCACGCTGACGCAAGCAGACATGCAGCTCATTGATATCGATACAAAGGACCAACTTCTTGCTGCCGATTTCACTCCATCTGATCATAAAGACAGCTTCAATTCCCTCCAAAAGGAAATTCTCACTCTGGCGCGCTGTGCCAGTGACGTTGTAGTAGAAAATCCCGAGGATACGTACACCGACTGGGTCATGAATGGTTCAGACCTTGAGACTAATATTGTCAGAGCCGCTGCACACCACGGGATCACACAAACTGCAGAAGATCGCACCGAAATACAGATCCGGATCCCGTTCAGTTCAAAGTACAAATTCTCGGTCATACGCATCCCCGCACAGTATCTTCCAGCTCACCTGAGCGCTTTTGAAGACCCTCATGTGGTCATGGGAGCACCAGACATCCTCCTAGACCGTTCGTATCTTTCTCACGAAGAACGCACACAATTGCAACATGCGATCGACGAACACAGTCGCTACGGGCGACGAGTTTTAGGGGTTGGACTACTGACATCACACGCCGAACCAGCTGCGATCTCGATCGATCACGTACAAGACATTTCGTTTCTGGGGGTACTCAGTTTCCATGACCCGATCCGGCCAGAAGTACCGCAAGCCTTAGAACGTATACATGGCTATGGCACAAAGGTCATCATGGCTACCGGCGACCTGCCCGGCACCGCACTAGCGATCGCAAAAGACCTTGGTTGGAAAGCCACTGAATCAAACGTACTTACCGGTACACAATTGCAACAGCTCTCTGATGAAGATCTCTTGCAGATCCTTGATCGCATCATCATCTATGCTCGCGTGACTCCAAAAGACAAACTCCGCATCACCAAGTTGCATCAGTCTCGCGGCGCAGTGGTTGCTATGACTGGCGACGGCGTTAACGACTCACCATCACTCAAGGCCGCAAACATCGGAATCGCGGTTGGCTCAGGAAGTGATGTAGCAAAAAGTGTCGCTGACCTCATTCTACTTGACGACAACTTTAAGACGATCGTTGCGACAATCGAAGAAGGTAAACAGATTCTCGCCAATATTAAGAAGATGTTTGTCTACCTCATGTCAAACGCACTTGATGAACTCATTTTGATCGGCGGTGCGATCCTAGCCAGTGTTGCACTACCGCTTTCCGCTATCCAGATCATCTGGGTGAACTTGTTCACTGGCAGTCTTCCGGCGATCGCCTTTGCGTTTGACCGTCAGAGAATGCGTGAAGAAGGCGCGGCCAGCAAACAGTTCTTTAGCACACGAGTGATCTTTCTGACGATCTTCATCGGTATAGTAGTCTCGCTTATGCTCTTCGGACTATACTTAAGCTTGCTACAGTTCGGCGTACCAGTCGACCTCGCTCGCAGTATCATCTTTGCAAGTTTTGGTACCTACACACTCTTCATTTCATTCTCTTTCCTTGATCTCAGTCGCTCGATCTTCAGCTACTCACTACTTGAAAATCGATACCTTATGGGTGGTGTTGCCATTGGCACAGTACTCATGATCGCAACCTTTACCGTTCCGTTCTTAGTGGATATCTTTGAAGTCACCCCACTCTCTTTTGGCTGGATCTGCTTTGTGGCAGTGTGGTGCTTGATCAACATCATGGTGGTTGAATTCTCGAAGTGGATCGCAAATACCTTTATCGTACGAGAGGTAGACAATAAGCCAAAAGTGTCGTAG
- a CDS encoding thioredoxin domain-containing protein, producing the protein MKNPWVAVGVVVVLLIIGSVFLSNQSAQESNESITITDHVKGNPEASVMLTEYSDFQCPACSSFQPVVESVLEQYGDQIRFEYRHFPLITIHPHALRAAIAAEAAGQQGKFFEFHDLLFQNQQEWSTVAVPTTFFVKYAEELELDIEQFRSQLNSSLLEERVRSQFDEARELGLTGTPSFLLNGQKMKYETLDEFLGQIAAAIDPSSASGTAAVGSDVRFGF; encoded by the coding sequence ATGAAAAATCCATGGGTAGCAGTCGGCGTAGTCGTCGTGTTGCTGATCATTGGTTCGGTGTTCCTGTCGAACCAGTCAGCGCAAGAAAGTAATGAAAGCATCACTATTACTGATCATGTAAAGGGTAATCCAGAAGCCTCGGTCATGCTCACTGAATATAGCGATTTTCAGTGTCCCGCTTGTTCTTCTTTCCAGCCGGTGGTTGAGAGCGTGCTTGAACAGTATGGCGACCAGATTCGCTTTGAATATCGACACTTTCCATTGATCACAATTCACCCACATGCGCTTCGTGCAGCGATCGCAGCTGAAGCAGCAGGGCAGCAGGGAAAGTTTTTCGAGTTCCATGACCTACTGTTTCAGAATCAACAAGAGTGGTCTACCGTTGCGGTGCCAACGACATTCTTTGTGAAATATGCTGAAGAACTCGAATTGGATATCGAGCAGTTTCGTAGCCAGCTCAATTCATCACTCCTTGAGGAGCGAGTCCGTTCTCAGTTTGATGAAGCCCGTGAACTCGGACTGACCGGAACTCCGTCATTCCTGCTCAATGGTCAGAAGATGAAGTACGAGACACTAGATGAGTTTCTTGGTCAGATCGCCGCTGCGATCGATCCATCGTCAGCGTCTGGTACGGCTGCCGTCGGAAGTGATGTGCGATTTGGATTCTAG
- a CDS encoding ATP-grasp domain-containing protein, which yields MKKEKNIVVFVMNLPDGVDTVRQVKDFKNKFGSEIEVMFLLDSRVRREGDDFLQKYNLDYCVSCDFSKPWKIAEALLPYQDKLLAITCRSEKYLPRFINVIPHVPYLRTPTTESLLWASDKYEMRKRLKLYDARITPEFTLVKQNSKKERDRVVKKIGFPMIVKPANMVASLFVTICYHEEELDSTLRTIFRKLKQAYKNDDRLEEPKVIAESFMEGDLYSIDSYVNSRGTVSHCPLVRQKTAKEIGRDDFYNYLQMTPTALKSSTVARAEEVAEKAIHALGLRSTTAHTELMKIDDEWKVVEIAARAGGFRHDLHSLSCDINHTLNDVLTRIPKKVQIPKKCKGFACAMKWFADKEGKLVELKGIKKIKELDSFHNIFVRNKVGDRVMFARNGGRSVFNLFLYNVDRSNLLADIRRVEKLVNIKVADRGVKKAPAKKATKKTVSKKGKK from the coding sequence ATGAAGAAGGAGAAAAATATTGTCGTTTTCGTGATGAATCTACCTGATGGTGTCGATACTGTTAGGCAAGTTAAAGATTTCAAAAATAAGTTTGGCTCAGAAATTGAAGTCATGTTTTTGCTTGATTCACGTGTACGTCGTGAAGGTGATGATTTTCTTCAAAAGTACAATCTGGACTATTGTGTATCATGTGATTTCTCTAAACCATGGAAAATCGCAGAAGCACTTTTGCCCTATCAGGACAAGCTCCTCGCTATAACTTGTCGTTCTGAAAAGTACCTACCTCGTTTCATAAACGTCATTCCTCATGTGCCATATTTACGTACACCAACCACAGAGTCGCTGTTGTGGGCAAGTGATAAGTACGAAATGCGCAAGCGTTTGAAACTGTATGATGCAAGAATTACACCGGAATTCACCCTAGTAAAACAAAATTCCAAAAAAGAACGCGACCGAGTAGTAAAAAAGATAGGCTTCCCTATGATTGTAAAACCCGCAAACATGGTAGCAAGTTTGTTTGTGACAATTTGTTATCACGAGGAAGAACTTGACTCAACGTTGCGAACTATTTTTCGTAAACTAAAACAAGCATATAAAAATGATGATCGTCTAGAGGAGCCAAAAGTTATTGCTGAAAGCTTTATGGAAGGGGATTTATACTCAATTGATTCCTATGTAAATTCGCGTGGTACGGTTTCACATTGTCCATTGGTGCGCCAGAAAACCGCCAAGGAAATTGGACGTGATGACTTTTATAATTACCTACAGATGACCCCAACCGCGCTCAAGTCTTCTACGGTGGCGAGAGCTGAGGAGGTGGCTGAAAAAGCCATTCACGCATTAGGTTTGCGTAGTACCACAGCTCACACTGAACTTATGAAGATAGATGATGAGTGGAAGGTGGTTGAGATCGCTGCTCGAGCAGGTGGTTTTCGGCATGATTTACACAGTTTGAGTTGTGACATCAATCACACGCTTAACGATGTGCTGACTCGTATTCCTAAGAAAGTGCAAATTCCAAAGAAATGTAAGGGTTTTGCTTGTGCGATGAAGTGGTTTGCCGATAAGGAAGGAAAGCTGGTTGAACTGAAAGGCATTAAGAAAATTAAGGAGCTTGATTCGTTTCACAATATCTTTGTAAGGAACAAGGTTGGTGACAGAGTTATGTTTGCTCGGAATGGCGGTCGATCTGTTTTTAATCTGTTTCTGTACAACGTTGACCGCTCAAATCTATTGGCAGATATTCGTCGGGTTGAAAAATTGGTCAACATCAAAGTGGCAGATCGTGGAGTGAAGAAGGCACCCGCAAAAAAAGCGACCAAAAAGACAGTATCGAAGAAGGGTAAGAAGTAG
- a CDS encoding ribonuclease H-like domain-containing protein: MATLIVDIETKAEDWKALPGITRSALTQWIEKADFSYEEKRKKLSTVQSRLSLSPFTASIISLAVYDVERKTGAVYFVSNESEDSFEIDDFTFKARTEKEILEDFWEGATSYDVFVTFNGRSFLMPFIHHRSVMQGVKPTVDIARQRYLTKQTLPYHVDLLDELSFYGGMSHRPSLALLCGAYGIDNSSLLSGDEIDAAFADERYRYIAEKNMGDVQAINGLYEKWKENLAPHSFINALEG, translated from the coding sequence ATGGCAACTTTGATCGTGGATATTGAGACCAAGGCCGAAGACTGGAAGGCTCTTCCAGGGATTACGCGCAGTGCACTCACGCAGTGGATCGAAAAAGCTGATTTCAGCTATGAAGAAAAACGTAAGAAACTGAGTACGGTGCAGTCACGGCTCTCGCTCTCGCCATTTACGGCATCGATCATCTCTCTGGCTGTGTATGATGTCGAGCGAAAGACCGGCGCTGTGTATTTTGTATCGAATGAGTCTGAAGATTCGTTTGAAATCGATGATTTCACCTTCAAGGCTCGTACGGAAAAGGAGATCCTCGAAGATTTTTGGGAAGGAGCAACAAGTTATGATGTATTCGTCACTTTCAATGGACGCTCTTTCCTGATGCCATTTATACATCATCGTTCTGTCATGCAGGGCGTCAAACCAACGGTTGATATCGCACGTCAGCGCTATCTCACCAAACAGACATTGCCATACCATGTCGACTTACTCGATGAACTTTCATTCTACGGTGGTATGTCTCATCGCCCATCGCTTGCACTGCTGTGTGGTGCATACGGGATCGACAATAGTAGTCTCCTTAGTGGCGACGAGATCGACGCCGCTTTTGCCGATGAGCGCTATCGGTACATTGCAGAAAAGAACATGGGTGATGTGCAGGCGATCAATGGACTCTATGAGAAGTGGAAAGAGAATCTTGCACCACATTCCTTTATCAATGCTCTTGAAGGATAA